The Rhodamnia argentea isolate NSW1041297 chromosome 10, ASM2092103v1, whole genome shotgun sequence sequence ttttggggtcaagcTTCTAAACATTGGTTTGAATTGGGTGTTTTCGCTGCTTGTAGTGTGAAACTTGCTCAAGATGGAGATGGTCACTTGGGGCGAGTCGCCAGTCAAGTTGCAGCTACCCCAGGAGAAATTCATATATATGCCGCCGGTTTTGTGCCCTCCACCATCTTCTGATCTCGAACGCGTGTACTTTTCTCACGCAATCGCCTTGATGATGAAGACAACCGCAGGCTGGCTGTTGCGGTGGTGGCCGTCGCTCGACAATGGATTGCGGCATCTCCGTTTGTACTTTTCTGTAATTTGTTTTCTTACTAATTCAATCACATTCCCCATCTACCAAGCCCTCTATAGATTGTTTATCTGTATCTGTCCTTGTATCCTGTTTCTCAAACAAAGAGCAGGATATAAAAAATCCGAAAACTTCTTGTTCGATCTTACCGTATCCTTTTCGACTTTGTTTCTTAGGTACCAAATGCAGCATAGGAGTAGAACATGCTATTGTACCCCCGACGAGTTGACGAAGTACATGTCAAATTCTCTAGATATAATTTTAAAATcgagataatgacataaatggtcttgaatttttaattagttcaatatgatccttgaatttCAGCGTAATGCGCAatatgatccttaaattttttagttgtTCAATGTGTTTCGtgaattttttgtacatgtttaaTTTGGTCTCTTGATACATATCAAcatgttcaatgttgtcattttattaattcaatttcaaaaacaacattgaacatttttttatagttgatggATGAAATTTAAACATccggatcatattgaataatttaaaagttcaggatgacattgcatattggaataaaattcaagaatcacattgaacaaattaaaagttgggGGATTAGATTGAATATTGAGTTAAAGGTTAGggattatttttgtcattttctctcCAAAATCGGAGACCCGGAAATTGCAGATGACAATTTTTTGCATTGCATTGCATTGCACGGCAGCCTAAAAGCAGTTTTGGCACTTTGACATAATCTGCTGGATGCTAGATATAATTATGTAAGGTTCTAAACCTAGTTATGTAAACTCAGCTAAAGCCAAGAGAATTAAAATGATCCGGTTTTACACGGAAAACATGAAATATGAGATCGAAGCAACCGAAAGTTAAAGTCATTCAAAATGGGATtttgtgaaaaggtttatggccGGATtgtcacaattgaaaggtttataactgaattgacaaattgttaaaaagtttAGTATTCAATTAGTACAAGTGAAAGGTTTTGAACTGAATTGACCGCcgtacaaaagatttaggactgccGAAACGAAAATGGTTATTGTATTCGATTTTAAATTAGTACAGTGTTCTCCGTTGATCATATTTTCGATTTCAATACGTCTCGATCTAGATGAAGCACGAATAGCGCGACATGTGGAGTTACCAAATGATGCAGCTATAAGTTGTTGATCTGCACATAATGTCAATATGATCGCAAATAATCGAGACAAGATGCGGTTGCTCATCTCTTTATTTATCTCGAGTAATCTCAATAATTCAAATCCGATTTCAAAGAACTTGGTTTTCATAACTCCGGTGAGCTCTAAAATGCTGCAGATCGAAATTTCATCGGTCGAAATCACAAAAACAAAGTAAAGAAGATATGCTAGCTCTTCATGAGAGCAAGAGCTTTTGTGTGACACTCAAACAAATTCATGTGTGTAACTCAAACAAATTCATGTGtgtaaacctaaatcatagCAAAGAATTACAAACAACAATCTTAATGAAGAGGGCGGCGTTGGAACATGTCCTATGCATAGGCCTGTGGGTTCTCTAAGAGGTAAGACTCCACAACCCTGAATATGGCCATGGCCTTTTCCTTCCCAgccttgatctcctcctcttcaaCTTGAAATGCCTCCTTGGTGTTGTACTTGCTCTTCATCTTGCAAACCGACCCTCCGTCGCCGGCGGCCTCAAACTTGACCTCGTAATTGATGGATTCGAGCTTGTCGCCCAGCGCGTCGCCCTCGACCATCGTGTACCTACACACGAAGTTCTCCTTGTCGAGCTCGTCAATCCGGTGCCTCACGTACTTGAAATGACTAGCTACATTTGTCACCGAACAAGAAGTGAACTCACCAAACTCGTTACTAGAGAGaggatccaaaaaaaaaaaaaaaaagggtgtgtATGCGACTAAACGTACCTTCGGTGAAATTAACTTGCTCGATGCTCCCGGCCCCTCCGTCGCCTTGTACGAGCTCCACGCTCTTTATGAACTGAGGCAGGAGCTTCGGGATCAGGGCATTCGACTCGACGATCAACGCCTTGAACATGCGAGCCGGAGCGATCGGGCATGTGAGCTCTTGTGTGATGCTGGTTGCACCCATGGCTAGTAGCAATGAGAAAGAAATAACCCAGACAAGTGTATGGTTCTTGAGTGCAGTTAATGCCTTCCTATTTATGGTTAGCGTTATAAGAACAGGTAGGGCTGGTTTGGCAAGAGTCACGTTTGAGGAAATGGAAGAGTCAAAGGGTTTGCAGCCTAAAAGGAATGTAAAGAGTCATTAAAGTTGGTCTCCCTCGTTTGCTTTTTTGTCATGGAAAATGGTTTCGGTCCATTTCAGATTCAAGGTGAAATGTCAAAGATCGTGTTCCAAACATAAACGCAAGAGAGCACGTTCTCATGCTCACATGGGCGGCCATCACTTTGAATTGGTCGCACTTGAGTTTGATCTACATGACCGGGCCGATCTGATGTCAGAACAAAATGTTCTTATTTGGATAAACTCATATTGATCGATTTtcgcaattttctttttcaataagtAGCAGCAGGCGAGAATACTTAATTGGTCGGTGATATCACATCAGCATGTCACACGATATAAGCATCATATCATATATCTCTTTGCACGTAACGTCCTACTTTCACAGCTGATTTGTTCAAATGTATCGAGTAAGGCctttcaaaatcattttaaggagagaaataattttggTTAGGTTTGATGCAAACTTCCCTAACACCGGTGGTATGACTGGGTCAAAATCGGGTCGGCAATGGAGGCTGCTGCTTTTCCGTTAAACtttgcttctccttttctttatcttgttctgtttttattattattgttgttgaaTCATTTGATCTCTTATCTAATGTCCCTTACAACAGATAAGATATGATTAGCTTAAACATTATTTTAAAGAGCCCATGTGTCACAATAAGATAAGCCCAAACCCTAAACATATTGATATTACGAGAGTATACTCTTCATTAATGATATTACGTATTGCGGATTATGAAAGTATATATTGAGAGCTTTAAATGTCAGTCCGAATTTGAAATATTGGGCCGTAATTCGCAATCTTATTGGCCATTCGGCATTCTATTTATTATCCACGTTTTCGTTTGTCATACGAAAATTACTGAAATAAGAGAATTTCGCCGTACCAATCTTTCTACGAAAATAATATGCAGCACAATTTACAAATTCCCACTCCTTAAAATTCCACGAAACCACTACACCAGATTCCTGCCACACCTTTCGTCCTCTTATTCTCAGCATAAGATAAGAACAGCACTCACCAACCAAATATTCTCAACTCCAAACACTGAGCGACTCAACTTCTCTTCTCTACTTTTGGATTCAGCACAACCAGACATATTTAACACAGAACACGAACAATACAAGATGGATGAGATCGGCTCAATAGGCATCCGGATTTGCCACCAGATATGCCTCGATGGCCTTGAACATGGCGGACGCCTTCTCTTTCCCGGCCTTGATCTTCCCCTCGGGGAGGTCCACCTCGCCGATGGTGTAGTACTTGCTCGTGCTCTTGCACACCGAGCCTCCGTCGGGCGACGCGGTGATCTTCACATCGTAGCTGATCTTCTCGAAGGTGGTGCCCAGCGGGTCGCCCTCAATGATCGAGTAGCAGTAGGCGAAGTTCTCCTTGTCCAGGGTCTCGACCTTGTGCTTTACCGTCTTGTACTGACTGCCTataaaagcaacaaaagaaagataagagtTGTGACTCTCCGGTTTCGACATCGCAGGCACTGATCTTGATGGTGCCGATCAGGCCATTTAGACTTAGACATGGCCTGTTCGAAATCGAGTCACATGATCACTCGTGTAATGTTAATGGTTAGGAACATCTTAATTAACCAAGTTATGTTTCTGTCTTTGTCGATGGTCATGGTAATGTTCCATAAGGTTGAAACCGAGTTCATTCCGAGTGATCGTAACACAGGACGGACTAACCTTCGCCGAAATTGATCAACTTGATGGTCCCGGGACCTCCGTCGCCCTCGAGGACTTCTATGCTCCTGATGGCTTGCGGGAGGACCTTGGGGATGATGTTATCGGCGTCGAGGACAGCGGCCTTGAACATCTTGGCCGGAGGGATCGAGGACGTGATCTCGGAGTCGTAAGTGACGACACCCATGGTTGGATCGGAATAGAGTTGATGAAACTGAGAAGAGGGTGATCAGGAAAGACTTAGTAGTGTTGAACTTTGTAGTGAAGAGAAGAGGCTGAACTGAAGCTGACATATATACAGAGAGACTGAGTGTGAAGGTTTCTGATcaccggaattttttttttttttcgaagggcatatttatttcacgaaaaaatgaataatttataaaaaaaacttaaaaaaatcgATCGCTTATGTTATTTGcacaaaagaataaataaaaatattatccaCGTTCAcagaaatatttagacataaattattaccgataataaaaatatttattatcgatttatttcaagtgatacaagcaaCTGTTTTTAAGAAAGTATCTTCCAAATCAATCATagttcgcgaaacaaacggagtatGACAATACAAAAATAGCCTTAATTAATTTGTGGGATGTTCCAATCATGACATCGACCTTGCCCATAAAATAAAAGTGTTCATATGATAATTGAATCTTAGTCAAAGAAGGCACCTTCCTAGAACGATACCAAAAACACTGTTCCATTTCCCTTTCATGTGTTGACTTGACTTCAATCCAGGGAAATTTCCTCAGCAAATTCTTGGTTGAGCTTCACTGATATCTTACATAGTCTTTATCATAGTAGAAAGTCTCAACCCCTTAGATGCATACCATCGCAGTCCACTGTAGAATCAGAACACGTAATTGCTGAAATTTGCGTGAGAACATACACTTTCAATTTGAAAGTGCGGGTTCGAAAACATATTTATTCTGAATCGGAGGGAGAAATGCACTGGAATACCAAAGAAGTCTGATAGGAGAAGAATGGCTGACACTTTGATTGACTTAGAGattatataaaataattataacTAAAGCGAGTCTAACTCTCGGGCGGATCATTCTATCCTACGTCGTTTCGATTTGTTCCCGAAAGTAGCAAACTTGAAGGTCGATGATGGCCTCGGGAAGCGGTTATTATCAACTTCGTCCGCAGAAGTAATTATGAATTGATTGCATGTAGTAGAAAACTTGAAAAATCGAGGGcacaatttttcaaattgggTTATTTGGGTACTACCTGTTTGTATCGAGCTTCCATCAATAAGAAAAGCACTGATTGTTCTACATGTTGTATTAGTGTAATTTAGCATTAGGAGGGGTAGTTTGGTAATTACACTTTATTACACACAGTGTATATATAAAGTGGGTTTTTAAGGTTTTATTACATTTAGTCAACAAAGGCTGCTCTGAAAGTCAAGATTGACGTCTACATACTTTGATTTTTCCTCTTGCTTTCATATGTCCAGTCCTTTCAAATCATATTATTGCAAATTATGTAGTGAAGTTGGTGGATCACAAGTGACATTGGCTCACGGGTTCCCTTGCTAATTTAACATCttttaatgttcttttttttatctaacaCTATTGGCATAGCAACGCAGATATGTGGAAATGCTTTATAattattaaaacaaaaaaattgtctaGTTCTTCTTATCTAAATTACAGAATATGTGAACGTATACGAAAACGATCATGGTGTTGATCAGATTAATTAATGAATCCCGCTGCGCCGTTTAGGCTCGCCATTCGTCTCACGGTGATGGTCACATCGATCGGTTAATGGTGTTGATTAGAAGTCA is a genomic window containing:
- the LOC115739299 gene encoding major strawberry allergen Fra a 1.07-like; amino-acid sequence: MGATSITQELTCPIAPARMFKALIVESNALIPKLLPQFIKSVELVQGDGGAGSIEQVNFTEASHFKYVRHRIDELDKENFVCRYTMVEGDALGDKLESINYEVKFEAAGDGGSVCKMKSKYNTKEAFQVEEEEIKAGKEKAMAIFRVVESYLLENPQAYA
- the LOC115739300 gene encoding major allergen Pru av 1-like, yielding MGVVTYDSEITSSIPPAKMFKAAVLDADNIIPKVLPQAIRSIEVLEGDGGPGTIKLINFGEGSQYKTVKHKVETLDKENFAYCYSIIEGDPLGTTFEKISYDVKITASPDGGSVCKSTSKYYTIGEVDLPEGKIKAGKEKASAMFKAIEAYLVANPDAY